In the genome of Dermacentor andersoni chromosome 3, qqDerAnde1_hic_scaffold, whole genome shotgun sequence, one region contains:
- the LOC126518659 gene encoding uncharacterized protein, which produces MAYGRRTPIAQNSRAQALRCWTTRNLQCGHCCHLPVMAGDVTHPKHGVNSVFSRRDIEIFERWFRCGDPKETGDLDVEGLKRLWTSLQMDVTQMSAKWLIALADDNRNGKLNFGEFLYLWMMAAENSEFQSTPEGQAMLRTMQAFEIYPVASEKKQSSCYTLNPWVRSRFLDQGDEGRPLDVKLPQSRIQEARELCQGAAKQRAAFIAQAKSLYEGSTRMQHKVHAERRAEFIKWARTTFEDDKVVQKNLPDETEHEEQITYHDASVCPVMSKSSPAISEFSLDQCSFLADWFHRWDMNKDGLLDGHEIGNMFHCLRIPISPSALQAIVQYFDEDMDGKLNFREFLLMWRAAIYDPDFQRTAEGCKMVKHMRIHNLLPNQARKPSW; this is translated from the exons ATGGCTTATGGTAGACGAACGCCCATAGCGCAGAATTCGCGAGCACAAGCCCTTCGGTGCTGGACGACTCGAAATCTTCAGTGCGGTCACTGCTGTCACTTGCCAGTCATGGCTGGAGATGTGACACATCCCAAGCACGGCGTCAACAGCGTCTTTTCACGGCGAGACATCGAAATTTTCGAGCGTTGGTTCAGATG TGGCGATCCAAAGGAGACTGGTGATCTAGATGTGGAAGGCCTCAAACGCCTGTGGACGAGTCTTCAAATGGATGTAACACAGATGTCTGCCAAGTGGTTAATTGCCCTAGCAGATGACAACAGGAATGGGAAGCTTAACTTTGGAGAG TTCCTGTACCTGTGGATGATGGCTGCTGAAAATTCAGAGTTCCAGTCAACACCTGAAGGCCAGGCCATGTTGCGAACCATGCAAGCCTTTGAAATTTATCCTGTTGCTTCTGAAAAAAAGCAAAGCTCCTGCTACACTTTAAATCCATGG GTACGATCAAGATTTCTAGACCAAGGAGATGAAGGACGACCCTTGGATGTAAAACTGCCTCAGTCTCGGATACAAGAAGCACGAGAGCTATGCCAAGGAGCTGCTAAGCAGCGGGCAGCGTTTATAGCTCAGGCAAAGTCGCTTTACGAAG GAAGCACTCGAATGCAGCACAAGGTCCATGCAGAGCGCAGAGCAGAATTCATCAAATGGGCACGCACAACTTTTGAAGATGACAAAGTTGTGCAGAAGAACCTCCCAGATGAAACTGAGCATGAAGAACAGATCACGTACCACGACGCTTCCGTATGCCCAGTGATGAGCAAGTCATCCCCTGCTATCAGCGAGTTCTCTCTAGACCAGTGTTCTTTCCTGGCCGACTGGTTTCACAG ATGGGATATGAACAAGGATGGCTTGCTTGATGGGCACGAAATTGGTAACATGTTTCACTGCCTGCGAATTCCCATCAGCCCAAGTGCCTTGCAGGCTATTGTCCAATATTTTGATGAGGACATGGACGGCAAGCTAAATTTTCGTGAG TTCTTGCTCATGTGGCGTGCAGCAATATATGACCCAGATTTTCAACGCACTGCCGAGGGTTGCAAAATGGTCAAACACATGCGAATACACAACCTGCTGCCCAACCAAGCAAGGAAGCCATCATGG TGA